One genomic window of Caenorhabditis elegans chromosome I includes the following:
- the nlp-40 gene encoding Peptide P4 (Confirmed by transcript evidence) encodes MVAWQPMKRSMINEDSRAPLLHAIEARLAEVLRAGERLGVNPEEVLADLRARNQFQ; translated from the exons ATGGTCGCGTGGCAGCCGATGAAGCGGTCGATGATCAATGAGGATTCTAGAGCTCCAT TGCTCCACGCAATCGAAGCCCGCTTGGCCGAAGTGTTGAGAGCCGGAGAACGCCTCGGAGTCAACCCGGAGGAAGTTTTGGCGGATCTTCGTGCTCGTAATCAATTCCAATAA